In Parasteatoda tepidariorum isolate YZ-2023 chromosome 2, CAS_Ptep_4.0, whole genome shotgun sequence, one DNA window encodes the following:
- the LOC107441464 gene encoding SWI/SNF-related matrix-associated actin-dependent regulator of chromatin subfamily B member 1-A isoform X2 produces the protein MAMRTFGEKPIAFQLEENGEYYYIGSEVGNYLRMFRGSLYKRYPSLWRRLVTVDERRKIASLGLGPHSLATNITLLRATEVDEIFDGKDEKYRAVSISTEPPASRETKAKRNTWMPTVPNSSHHLDAVPCSTPVNRNRISHKKVRTFPLLYDDLEPAVIHENATQMEVLVPVRLDMEIEGHKLRDTFTWNKNESLITPEQFAEALCDDLDLPPLSFVPAIAQSIRQQIDAFPTDNLLDEQADQRVILKLNIHVGNISLVDQFEWDMSEKENSPEVFANKLCSELGLGGEFCTAIAYSIRGQLSWHQRTYAFSEAPLPTVDIPYRNQSEADQWCPFLETLTDAEMEKKIRDQDRNTRRMRRLANTAPAW, from the exons ATGGCTATGCGAACGTTTGGGGAAAAACCTATAGCATTTCAATTAGAAGAAAATGGAGAGTATTATTACATCGGATcagaa GTTGGAAATTACTTGCGTATGTTTAGAGGCTCATTGTATAAGCGATATCCTTCTTTATGGCGTCGCTTAGTCACTGTtgatgaaagaagaaaaattgcatcTCTTG gGTTGGGACCACACAGTCTTGCTACCAATATTACTTTACTTCGGGCAACAGAGGTAGatgaaatttttgatggaaaagATGAAAAGTATCGTGCAGTTTCTATCAGTACTGAGCCACCTGCATCAcg GGAAACTAAAGCTAAGAGAAATACTTGGATGCCCACAGTTCCAAATAGTTCTCATCATTTAGATGCTGTACCATGTTCTACTCCTGTAAACAGAAATAGAATAAGTCACAAGAAAGTTAGAACTTTCCCATTact GTATGATGATCTAGAACCTGCAGTAATTCATGAAAATGCCACACAAATGGAAGTTCTTGTTCCAGTTCGTTTAGATATGGAAATAGAAGGTCACAAACTGCGTGATACTTTTACATGgaataaaaatg aatCTTTAATAACTCCTGAGCAATTTGCAGAAGCTCTTTGTGATGATTTAGACTTACCACCATTGTCTTTTGTGCCAGCTATTGCGCAATCCATAAGACAACAAATCGATGCATTTCCCACAGATAATCTTCTTGATGAACAAGCAGATCAGAGGGTTATTCTAAAG CTGAACATACATGTAGGAAATATTTCTTTGGTTGATCAGTTTGAATGGGATAtgtctgaaaaagaaaacagtccTGAAGTGTTTGCAAATAAGTTATGTTCTGAGTTAGGACTTGGTGGAGAATTTTGTACAGCTATTGCATACAGTATTAGGGGTCAGTTGTCTTGGCATCAAAGAACCTATGCATTTAG tGAAGCTCCTTTACCCACTGTTGACATTCCTTATCGAAATCAGTCAGAAGCTGATCAATGGTGTCCATTCTTAGAAACTCTTACTGATGCAGAAATGGAGAAAAAGATCAGAGATCAAGACAGAAATACAAG GAGGATGAGGCGTTTAGCAAACACTGCACCAGCCTGGTAA
- the LOC107441464 gene encoding SWI/SNF-related matrix-associated actin-dependent regulator of chromatin subfamily B member 1-A isoform X1: protein MAMRTFGEKPIAFQLEENGEYYYIGSEVGNYLRMFRGSLYKRYPSLWRRLVTVDERRKIASLGLQARTMGIDAKNRLLKKAGTTNLDDPNLSTDVKGLGPHSLATNITLLRATEVDEIFDGKDEKYRAVSISTEPPASRETKAKRNTWMPTVPNSSHHLDAVPCSTPVNRNRISHKKVRTFPLLYDDLEPAVIHENATQMEVLVPVRLDMEIEGHKLRDTFTWNKNESLITPEQFAEALCDDLDLPPLSFVPAIAQSIRQQIDAFPTDNLLDEQADQRVILKLNIHVGNISLVDQFEWDMSEKENSPEVFANKLCSELGLGGEFCTAIAYSIRGQLSWHQRTYAFSEAPLPTVDIPYRNQSEADQWCPFLETLTDAEMEKKIRDQDRNTRRMRRLANTAPAW, encoded by the exons ATGGCTATGCGAACGTTTGGGGAAAAACCTATAGCATTTCAATTAGAAGAAAATGGAGAGTATTATTACATCGGATcagaa GTTGGAAATTACTTGCGTATGTTTAGAGGCTCATTGTATAAGCGATATCCTTCTTTATGGCGTCGCTTAGTCACTGTtgatgaaagaagaaaaattgcatcTCTTG GTTTACAGGCAAGAACAATGGGAATTGATGCGAAAAACAGACTACTTAAGAAAGCTGGAACAACTAACCTTGATGACCCTAATTTATCAACAGATGTCAAAG gGTTGGGACCACACAGTCTTGCTACCAATATTACTTTACTTCGGGCAACAGAGGTAGatgaaatttttgatggaaaagATGAAAAGTATCGTGCAGTTTCTATCAGTACTGAGCCACCTGCATCAcg GGAAACTAAAGCTAAGAGAAATACTTGGATGCCCACAGTTCCAAATAGTTCTCATCATTTAGATGCTGTACCATGTTCTACTCCTGTAAACAGAAATAGAATAAGTCACAAGAAAGTTAGAACTTTCCCATTact GTATGATGATCTAGAACCTGCAGTAATTCATGAAAATGCCACACAAATGGAAGTTCTTGTTCCAGTTCGTTTAGATATGGAAATAGAAGGTCACAAACTGCGTGATACTTTTACATGgaataaaaatg aatCTTTAATAACTCCTGAGCAATTTGCAGAAGCTCTTTGTGATGATTTAGACTTACCACCATTGTCTTTTGTGCCAGCTATTGCGCAATCCATAAGACAACAAATCGATGCATTTCCCACAGATAATCTTCTTGATGAACAAGCAGATCAGAGGGTTATTCTAAAG CTGAACATACATGTAGGAAATATTTCTTTGGTTGATCAGTTTGAATGGGATAtgtctgaaaaagaaaacagtccTGAAGTGTTTGCAAATAAGTTATGTTCTGAGTTAGGACTTGGTGGAGAATTTTGTACAGCTATTGCATACAGTATTAGGGGTCAGTTGTCTTGGCATCAAAGAACCTATGCATTTAG tGAAGCTCCTTTACCCACTGTTGACATTCCTTATCGAAATCAGTCAGAAGCTGATCAATGGTGTCCATTCTTAGAAACTCTTACTGATGCAGAAATGGAGAAAAAGATCAGAGATCAAGACAGAAATACAAG GAGGATGAGGCGTTTAGCAAACACTGCACCAGCCTGGTAA